A DNA window from Mastacembelus armatus chromosome 11, fMasArm1.2, whole genome shotgun sequence contains the following coding sequences:
- the usf2 gene encoding upstream stimulatory factor 2 isoform X1, which yields MDMLEQSLDSSASHHKQETEEVQLQEGEAVGTEEQTAVTITGVPQAAFTDHNVQYQFRTESSGGQVTYRVVQVTDDQLEATADGTGAVSVVSAAAFAGAPQAVAQAVIQNPFSNGGSPVGETVGGETRFAYFPAATVSDGTATAVSVQATADPTITQAGGQFYVMMSPPEVLQATTPRTIAPRTHPYTADLDESQMLQHGSSNWKVEGPRAPRDERRRAQHNEVERRRRDKINNWIVTLSKIIPDCSVDSRTGASKGGILSKACDYIRELRQNNQRLQESYKEVERVEMDNELLRQQIEELKNDNALLRAQLQQHGIEVNGDATPQ from the exons ATGGATATGCTGGAGCAGAGTCTGGACAGCTCGGCGAG tcaccacaaacaggaaacagaagagGTGCAGCTACAGGAAG GAGAGGCGGTGGGGACTGAGGAGCAGACTGCAGTTACCATCACCGGTGTCCCACAGGCTGCGTTCACTGACCACAATGTGCAGTATCAGTTTCGTACAGAGAGCAGTGGGGGACAG GTGACCTATCGTGTGGTTCAGGTGACAGATGATCAGTTAGAAGCCACAGCTGATGGGACTGGAGCCGTCAGCGTCgtctctgctgcagcatttgCCGGCGCGCCTCAGGCTGTGGCACAG GCTGTTATCCAGAACCCTTTTAGTAATGGGGGAAGTCCTGTTGGAGAGACGGTTGGAGGAGAGACACGTTTCGCTTATTTTCCCGCTGCCACCGTCAGCGATGGAACAGCCACGGCCGTGTCGGTGCAGGCCACCGCCGACCCAACGATCACACAGGCAGGAG GTCAGTTTTATGTGATGATGAGCCCTCCTGAGGTGCTGCAGGCAACCACTCCTCGAACAATCGCACCACGCACACACCCCTACACCGC AGACCTTGATGAAAGCCAGATGTTGCAGCATGGCAGTTCAAACTG GAAGGTGGAGGGTCCACGGGCCCCCCGAGATGAGAGGCGACGAGCACAACACAATGAAG tggagagaaggagaagagacaAGATTAACAACTGGATTGTCACGCTGTCAAAAATCATCCCTGACTGCAGTGTAGACAGCAGAACTGGAGCC AGTAAAGGAGGCATCCTGTCCAAAGCTTGTGACTACATCCGAGAGCTGCGTCAGAATAACCAGCGACTGCAGGAGAGTTACAAAGAGGTGGAGCGAGTCGAGATGGACAACGAGCTGCTTAGACAACAG ATTGAGGAGCTGAAGAATGATAACGCACTGCTTCGAGCACAGCTACAGCAGCACGGCATAGAAGTCAATGGAGATGCAACACCACAGTGA
- the naxe gene encoding NAD(P)H-hydrate epimerase, producing MLSVRALFGIGFLVTSRAAGVLAQSRTCPVSAAANHHKKDCFTSRPASTMAHTIKYLGQEEAQHIDEELFSEYGFSVDQLMELAGLSCATAVTRAYPLTSLVKARPSLLVICGPGNNGGDGLVCARHLKLFGYEPTILYPKRPNKPLFQGLTTQCEKMEIPFLTEMPEAEVIDEAYNLVIDAIFGFSFKGAVREPFGSILDALKKTTVPIASIDIPSGWDVEQGSADGLQPDMLISLTAPKKSASLFRGRYHFLGGRFVPPGLERKYQLNLPQYPGTDCVLQL from the exons ATGTTGAGTGTTCGGGCTCTGTTTGGGATCGGTTTCCTGGTGACCTCGCGAGCCGCAGGAGTCCTCGCACAGTCAAGGACATGTCCGGTGTCTGCTGCAGCTAACCACCACAAGAAAGACTGTTTCACTAGCAGACCAGCCTCCACCATGGCCCACACCATCAAATATCTGGg GCAGGAGGAGGCCCAGCACATTGATGAGGAGCTCTTCAGTGAATATGGCTTCAGCGTGGACCAGCTGATGGAGCTGGCTGGACTCAGCTGTGCCACGGCCGTCACACGG gcATATCCACTCACTTCTCTGGTGAAGGCCAGACCTTCGCTGCTGGTCATCTGTGGGCCAGGAAACAATGGAGGTGATGGCCTAGTCTGTGCCAGGCATCTTAAACTCTTT GGATATGAGCCCACTATCCTGTACCCGAAGAGGCCAAACAAACCACTGTTCCAGGGCCTGACCACACAGTGCGAGAAAATGGAGATCCCCTTCCTGACTGAGATGCCTGAG GCCGAAGTGATCGATGAGGCTTACAACCTGGTGATAGATGCCATCTTCGGCTTTAGCTTCAAGGGGGCTGTGCGAGAGCCTTTTGGTTCCATCCTGGACGCCCTGAAGAAGACTACAGTCCCCATTGCCAGCATCGACATCCCCTCAG gcTGGGATGTGGAACAGGGCAGTGCAGATGGACTTCAGCCTGACATGCTCATCTCCCTTACTGCTCCTAAGAAATCAGCGTCCTTGTTCAGAGGACGGTACCACTTCCTGGGAGGCCGCTTTGTGCCGCCCGGCCTGGAGAGAAAGTACCAGCTCAACCTGCCGCAATATCCCGGCACAGACTGTGTGTTACAGCTGTAG
- the LOC113126122 gene encoding lamin-A-like isoform X1, whose protein sequence is MATPKNTPRGANSPLTPNRITRLQEKEDLCNLNDRLAVYIDKVRSLEAENAGLRLRITESETEITRELTGLKAAYETELADARQTLDSVAKERARLQLELGKLREDHKELKARNTKKESELGGALQRLKDLEALLNSKDASLTTALGEKRNLEVENRDLKAQVAKLDTSLGDARKQLQDEMLRRVDGENRIQTLKEELDFQKNLHSEELREIKRRHESRMVELDNGHQQEFESKLAEALVEMRNQHELQIKMYKDELEKTYNAKLESARQSADRSSHLVGATHEELQQTRIRLESTSSQLSQLQKQLAAREAKVRDLEDALSRERDTTRRLLGEKDREMAEMRQQMQQQLDEYQELLDVKLALDMEICAYRKLLEGEEQRLRLSPSPPPTRVTGSRSSTSAAHSRSVHCSARSSPAKRRRPNDTDSEASSFTGGAVARTRITQQASASGRVTVDEVDLEGKYIRLSNKSDEDQNLGNWQVKRQVGSGTPIIFKFPAKFTLKAGQRVTIWASGAGGTHNPPSDLLWKTQPSWGTGDMFQTTLISANGEEMAMRKVTRTQFDEDDDDMQVAHSTCGDSEYNLRSRTVVCGSCGLPSDKSSNCSVTSASRSFRSGGLSEGLLPHSYVFSTSTPRKTGARMENCPIM, encoded by the exons atggCAACACCAAAAAACACTCCCCGAGGGGCAAACTCCCCCCTAACACCAAACCGCATCACCCGCCTTCAGGAGAAGGAGGACTTGTGTAACCTCAACGATCGTCTGGCCGTCTACATTGACAAGGTCCGCTCTCTGGAGGCTGAAAATGCAGGCTTGCGTCTGCGCATCACTGAGTCCGAGACGGAGATCACCCGGGAGCTGACGGGCCTGAAGGCCGCTTATGAGACCGAGCTGGCCGACGCCCGTCAGACTCTGGATTCTGTGGCCAAAGAGCGAGCTCGTCTTCAGCTGGAACTGGGCAAGCTGAGAGAGGATCACAAGGAGCTGAAAGCCAG GAACACCAAAAAGGAGTCAGAGCTGGGAGGAGCGTTGCAGAGGCTCAAAGACCTGGAGGCTCTGCTGAACTCGAAGGATGCGTCCTTGACTACGGCTCTGGGAGAGAAACGGAACCTTGAGGTGGAAAATAGGGACCTGAAGGCCCAGGTTGCCAAG CTTGACACAAGTTTGGGTGATGCCAGGAAGCAGCTGCAAGATGAGATGCTCAGGAGAGTGGACGGAGAGAATCGCATCCAGACCCTCAAAGAAGAGCTGGACTTTCAGAAGAACCTCCACTCTGAG GAACTGCGGGAGATAAAGCGCCGCCATGAGTCTCGTATGGTTGAGTTGGACAATGGTCACCAGCAGGAATTTGAAAGCAAGCTGGCTGAGGCGCTGGTGGAGATGCGCAACCAGCACGAACtgcaaattaaaatgtacaaagaTGAACTTGAGAAGACTTACAATGCCAAA CTGGAAAGTGCTCGTCAGTCGGCAGACAGGAGCAGCCACCTGGTGGGAGCAACACATGAGGAGCTCCAGCAGACACGAATCCGACTGGAGTCCACGTCGAGTCAGCTCAGCCAGCTGCAGAAACAG CTTGCAGCCCGTGAGGCAAAGGTGAGGGACCTGGAGGATGCCCTGTCTCGGGAGAGAGACACTACACGTCGCCTGctgggagagaaagacagagaaatggCTGAGATGAGGCAGCAGATGCAGCAACAGCTGGATGAGTATCAGGAGCTCCTGGATGTGAAACTGGCTCTGGACATGGAGATATGTGCCTACAGGAAGCTGctggagggagaggagcagaG GCTGCGTCTGTCCCCCAGTCCTCCGCCCACCAGAGTGACAGGAAGTCGTTCCTCTACTTCAGCAGCACACTCTCGATCCGTCCACTGCAGCGCTCGGAGCTCTCCCGCCAAGAGGCGCCGCCCCAATGACACAGACAGCGAGGCCTCCAGCTTCACAGGAGGAGCTGTGGCCCGCACCCGCATCACCCAGCAGGCCTCAGCCAGCGGACGTGTCACTGTGGATGAGGTGGACCTGGAAGGGAAATATATCAGGCTCAGCAACAAATCAGATGAG GATCAGAATCTGGGGAATTGGCAGGTAAAGCGTCAGGTGGGATCTGGTACACCCATCATCTTCAAGTTCCCGGCTAAATTCACCTTGAAGGCTGGACAGAGGGTGACG ATCTGGGCCTCTGGTGCTGGTGGAACCCACAATCCTCCCTCTGACCTGCTGTGGAAGACTCAGCCCTCATGGGGTACCGGAGACATGTTTCAAACCACCCTGATCAGCGCCAATGGAGAG gAAATGGCAATGAGAAAGGTCACCCGCACTCAGtttgatgaagatgatgatgacatG CAGGTGGCTCACAGCACTTGTGGGGACAGTGAATACAACCTGCGGAGCCGGACGGTGGTCTGCGGCTCCTGCGGACTTCCCTCTGACAAATCCAGCAACTGCTCTGTGACCTCAGCTTCCCGCTCCTTCCGCAGTGGAGGCCTCTCCGAGGGTTTACTGCCGCACTCTTATGTGTTCAGCACTAGCACTCCTCGCAAG ACTGGAGCCAGAATGGAGAACTGTCCAATCATGTGA
- the LOC113126122 gene encoding lamin-A-like isoform X2 — protein MATPKNTPRGANSPLTPNRITRLQEKEDLCNLNDRLAVYIDKVRSLEAENAGLRLRITESETEITRELTGLKAAYETELADARQTLDSVAKERARLQLELGKLREDHKELKARNTKKESELGGALQRLKDLEALLNSKDASLTTALGEKRNLEVENRDLKAQVAKLDTSLGDARKQLQDEMLRRVDGENRIQTLKEELDFQKNLHSEELREIKRRHESRMVELDNGHQQEFESKLAEALVEMRNQHELQIKMYKDELEKTYNAKLESARQSADRSSHLVGATHEELQQTRIRLESTSSQLSQLQKQLAAREAKVRDLEDALSRERDTTRRLLGEKDREMAEMRQQMQQQLDEYQELLDVKLALDMEICAYRKLLEGEEQRLRLSPSPPPTRVTGSRSSTSAAHSRSVHCSARSSPAKRRRPNDTDSEASSFTGGAVARTRITQQASASGRVTVDEVDLEGKYIRLSNKSDEDQNLGNWQVKRQVGSGTPIIFKFPAKFTLKAGQRVTIWASGAGGTHNPPSDLLWKTQPSWGTGDMFQTTLISANGEEMAMRKVTRTQFDEDDDDMVAHSTCGDSEYNLRSRTVVCGSCGLPSDKSSNCSVTSASRSFRSGGLSEGLLPHSYVFSTSTPRKTGARMENCPIM, from the exons atggCAACACCAAAAAACACTCCCCGAGGGGCAAACTCCCCCCTAACACCAAACCGCATCACCCGCCTTCAGGAGAAGGAGGACTTGTGTAACCTCAACGATCGTCTGGCCGTCTACATTGACAAGGTCCGCTCTCTGGAGGCTGAAAATGCAGGCTTGCGTCTGCGCATCACTGAGTCCGAGACGGAGATCACCCGGGAGCTGACGGGCCTGAAGGCCGCTTATGAGACCGAGCTGGCCGACGCCCGTCAGACTCTGGATTCTGTGGCCAAAGAGCGAGCTCGTCTTCAGCTGGAACTGGGCAAGCTGAGAGAGGATCACAAGGAGCTGAAAGCCAG GAACACCAAAAAGGAGTCAGAGCTGGGAGGAGCGTTGCAGAGGCTCAAAGACCTGGAGGCTCTGCTGAACTCGAAGGATGCGTCCTTGACTACGGCTCTGGGAGAGAAACGGAACCTTGAGGTGGAAAATAGGGACCTGAAGGCCCAGGTTGCCAAG CTTGACACAAGTTTGGGTGATGCCAGGAAGCAGCTGCAAGATGAGATGCTCAGGAGAGTGGACGGAGAGAATCGCATCCAGACCCTCAAAGAAGAGCTGGACTTTCAGAAGAACCTCCACTCTGAG GAACTGCGGGAGATAAAGCGCCGCCATGAGTCTCGTATGGTTGAGTTGGACAATGGTCACCAGCAGGAATTTGAAAGCAAGCTGGCTGAGGCGCTGGTGGAGATGCGCAACCAGCACGAACtgcaaattaaaatgtacaaagaTGAACTTGAGAAGACTTACAATGCCAAA CTGGAAAGTGCTCGTCAGTCGGCAGACAGGAGCAGCCACCTGGTGGGAGCAACACATGAGGAGCTCCAGCAGACACGAATCCGACTGGAGTCCACGTCGAGTCAGCTCAGCCAGCTGCAGAAACAG CTTGCAGCCCGTGAGGCAAAGGTGAGGGACCTGGAGGATGCCCTGTCTCGGGAGAGAGACACTACACGTCGCCTGctgggagagaaagacagagaaatggCTGAGATGAGGCAGCAGATGCAGCAACAGCTGGATGAGTATCAGGAGCTCCTGGATGTGAAACTGGCTCTGGACATGGAGATATGTGCCTACAGGAAGCTGctggagggagaggagcagaG GCTGCGTCTGTCCCCCAGTCCTCCGCCCACCAGAGTGACAGGAAGTCGTTCCTCTACTTCAGCAGCACACTCTCGATCCGTCCACTGCAGCGCTCGGAGCTCTCCCGCCAAGAGGCGCCGCCCCAATGACACAGACAGCGAGGCCTCCAGCTTCACAGGAGGAGCTGTGGCCCGCACCCGCATCACCCAGCAGGCCTCAGCCAGCGGACGTGTCACTGTGGATGAGGTGGACCTGGAAGGGAAATATATCAGGCTCAGCAACAAATCAGATGAG GATCAGAATCTGGGGAATTGGCAGGTAAAGCGTCAGGTGGGATCTGGTACACCCATCATCTTCAAGTTCCCGGCTAAATTCACCTTGAAGGCTGGACAGAGGGTGACG ATCTGGGCCTCTGGTGCTGGTGGAACCCACAATCCTCCCTCTGACCTGCTGTGGAAGACTCAGCCCTCATGGGGTACCGGAGACATGTTTCAAACCACCCTGATCAGCGCCAATGGAGAG gAAATGGCAATGAGAAAGGTCACCCGCACTCAGtttgatgaagatgatgatgacatG GTGGCTCACAGCACTTGTGGGGACAGTGAATACAACCTGCGGAGCCGGACGGTGGTCTGCGGCTCCTGCGGACTTCCCTCTGACAAATCCAGCAACTGCTCTGTGACCTCAGCTTCCCGCTCCTTCCGCAGTGGAGGCCTCTCCGAGGGTTTACTGCCGCACTCTTATGTGTTCAGCACTAGCACTCCTCGCAAG ACTGGAGCCAGAATGGAGAACTGTCCAATCATGTGA
- the usf2 gene encoding upstream stimulatory factor 2 isoform X2, producing the protein MDMLEQSLDSSASHHKQETEEVQLQEGEAVGTEEQTAVTITGVPQAAFTDHNVQYQFRTESSGGQVTYRVVQVTDDQLEATADGTGAVSVVSAAAFAGAPQAVAQAVIQNPFSNGGSPVGETVGGETRFAYFPAATVSDGTATAVSVQATADPTITQAGGQFYVMMSPPEVLQATTPRTIAPRTHPYTAKVEGPRAPRDERRRAQHNEVERRRRDKINNWIVTLSKIIPDCSVDSRTGASKGGILSKACDYIRELRQNNQRLQESYKEVERVEMDNELLRQQIEELKNDNALLRAQLQQHGIEVNGDATPQ; encoded by the exons ATGGATATGCTGGAGCAGAGTCTGGACAGCTCGGCGAG tcaccacaaacaggaaacagaagagGTGCAGCTACAGGAAG GAGAGGCGGTGGGGACTGAGGAGCAGACTGCAGTTACCATCACCGGTGTCCCACAGGCTGCGTTCACTGACCACAATGTGCAGTATCAGTTTCGTACAGAGAGCAGTGGGGGACAG GTGACCTATCGTGTGGTTCAGGTGACAGATGATCAGTTAGAAGCCACAGCTGATGGGACTGGAGCCGTCAGCGTCgtctctgctgcagcatttgCCGGCGCGCCTCAGGCTGTGGCACAG GCTGTTATCCAGAACCCTTTTAGTAATGGGGGAAGTCCTGTTGGAGAGACGGTTGGAGGAGAGACACGTTTCGCTTATTTTCCCGCTGCCACCGTCAGCGATGGAACAGCCACGGCCGTGTCGGTGCAGGCCACCGCCGACCCAACGATCACACAGGCAGGAG GTCAGTTTTATGTGATGATGAGCCCTCCTGAGGTGCTGCAGGCAACCACTCCTCGAACAATCGCACCACGCACACACCCCTACACCGC GAAGGTGGAGGGTCCACGGGCCCCCCGAGATGAGAGGCGACGAGCACAACACAATGAAG tggagagaaggagaagagacaAGATTAACAACTGGATTGTCACGCTGTCAAAAATCATCCCTGACTGCAGTGTAGACAGCAGAACTGGAGCC AGTAAAGGAGGCATCCTGTCCAAAGCTTGTGACTACATCCGAGAGCTGCGTCAGAATAACCAGCGACTGCAGGAGAGTTACAAAGAGGTGGAGCGAGTCGAGATGGACAACGAGCTGCTTAGACAACAG ATTGAGGAGCTGAAGAATGATAACGCACTGCTTCGAGCACAGCTACAGCAGCACGGCATAGAAGTCAATGGAGATGCAACACCACAGTGA